From Pseudoxanthomonas sp. YR558, the proteins below share one genomic window:
- a CDS encoding efflux RND transporter permease subunit: protein MSVAEFSIKRPVTAVMFFISLFVIGLIAAIRLPLEAFPEVSPPFIFVSLPYTGSTPEEVERTVLRPAEEALSTMAGIKRMESNAKADGAQIFIQFSDWDRDVAIAASEARERLDAIRDDLPDDLQRYFVFKFSTTDQPVLRVRLASKSDLTGAYDMIEREFKRRIERIPGVARVDVSGAPPNEVEIAINQDRLTAHNLSLNDLTTRLQAVNFSISAGVISDGPQRLRVQPVGELTDLQQLRDLVVGSGNVRLGDIADVRLKPARMDYGRRLDGQPAVGLDIFKERNANLVDVSSKALAEVEAIRAQPEMSDIQVKIIENQGDNVTSSLLELAEAGLIGLVLSIVVLWFFLRHWPSVSMVTLAIPICFVMTLGFMYFAGVTLNILSMMGLLLAIGMLVDNAVVVVESIYQEREKYPDNPIWASIIGTRHVAIALSAGTLCHCIVFLPNLFGERNFLSIYLGQIAVTISVSLLASWLVAVSLIPMISARLKTPPLVKTETGIIPRMQKRYAGLLRWTLEHRGWSVLGILLIIVVSFVPMKLTKFDMFGNDGGGEAELYYQWKGAYTKEQMSAEILKVEQFLDANRKKYRITQIYSYFSEQGWGGTQIKFDTEKSSETKPIVEQLRKDLPKSARANIGIGGDGGNQGGGGQPGQSVSFQLVGDSTQTLGEIAADLVPILAKRKELRDVRVDVGDQNSELNVRVDRERAAAFGFSSQQVASFVGLALRGAPLREFRRGETEVPVWVRFAGAEDYGTEDLAGFMVRAPDGRTVPLLSLVDVGITPSATQIQRTNRQTTLTVQANLAENVTVPDARKAMEETLKGMSFPAGYSYSFDGSAFQEDDEAMGDMLFKTALALVMIYVVMAAVFESLLFPAAIMSGVLFSVFGVFWLFALTGTTFGIMSFIGILVLMGVVVNNGIVMVEHINNLRRRGMSRTDALVEGSRERLRPILMTMGTAILAMVPIAMANTQMAGDGPAYAPMARAIAGGLAFSTVVSLLFLPTIYAILDDLRSGTARAIKRAQGRRADAPTAASVAALHVE from the coding sequence ATGAGCGTCGCGGAGTTCAGCATCAAGCGACCCGTCACGGCCGTGATGTTCTTCATCTCGCTGTTCGTGATCGGCCTGATCGCGGCGATCCGCCTGCCGCTGGAAGCCTTCCCCGAGGTCTCGCCGCCCTTCATCTTCGTGTCGCTGCCCTACACGGGCTCGACACCGGAAGAGGTGGAGCGGACGGTCCTGCGCCCGGCGGAGGAAGCGCTGTCGACGATGGCCGGCATCAAGCGCATGGAGTCGAATGCGAAGGCGGATGGTGCCCAGATCTTCATCCAGTTCTCCGATTGGGACCGAGACGTAGCGATCGCCGCGTCCGAGGCGCGCGAACGGCTCGACGCAATCCGCGACGACCTGCCGGACGATCTGCAACGCTACTTCGTCTTCAAGTTCTCGACCACTGACCAACCCGTGCTGCGGGTACGCCTGGCCAGCAAGAGCGACCTGACCGGCGCGTACGACATGATCGAGCGCGAGTTCAAGCGCCGCATCGAGCGCATCCCGGGCGTTGCGCGCGTGGACGTGTCGGGCGCGCCGCCGAACGAGGTCGAGATCGCGATCAATCAGGACCGGCTGACCGCGCACAACCTCAGCCTCAACGATCTGACCACGCGGCTCCAGGCGGTGAACTTCTCGATTTCCGCCGGCGTGATCAGTGACGGACCGCAACGCCTACGTGTGCAGCCGGTCGGTGAGCTGACCGACCTGCAACAACTGCGCGATCTCGTGGTGGGCAGCGGTAACGTGCGATTGGGCGACATCGCGGACGTTCGCCTGAAGCCTGCGCGGATGGACTACGGACGCCGTCTCGATGGCCAACCCGCAGTCGGTCTCGACATCTTCAAGGAGCGCAACGCCAACCTGGTGGACGTGTCGAGCAAGGCGCTGGCCGAGGTCGAGGCCATCCGCGCCCAGCCGGAGATGAGCGACATCCAGGTCAAGATCATCGAGAACCAGGGTGACAACGTCACCTCGTCGCTGTTGGAACTAGCAGAGGCAGGCCTGATCGGCCTGGTCCTGTCGATCGTCGTACTGTGGTTCTTCCTTCGCCACTGGCCGTCCGTGTCGATGGTGACACTGGCCATCCCGATCTGCTTCGTGATGACGCTGGGCTTCATGTACTTCGCCGGTGTCACCTTGAACATCCTGTCGATGATGGGCTTGTTGCTGGCCATCGGCATGCTAGTGGACAACGCCGTGGTGGTGGTGGAGAGCATCTACCAGGAGCGCGAGAAGTATCCGGACAACCCCATCTGGGCCTCGATCATTGGTACGCGCCATGTGGCGATCGCGTTGTCGGCGGGTACGCTGTGCCACTGCATCGTGTTCTTGCCCAACTTGTTCGGCGAGCGCAACTTCCTCAGCATCTACCTGGGCCAGATCGCCGTCACCATCTCGGTATCGCTGCTGGCATCTTGGCTGGTCGCCGTCAGCCTGATCCCGATGATCTCGGCGCGCCTGAAGACGCCGCCGCTGGTGAAGACGGAGACCGGCATCATCCCGCGCATGCAGAAGCGCTACGCCGGCCTGTTGCGCTGGACACTGGAGCATCGGGGCTGGAGCGTGCTCGGCATCCTGCTGATCATCGTCGTCAGTTTCGTGCCGATGAAGCTCACCAAGTTCGACATGTTCGGCAACGATGGTGGCGGCGAGGCGGAGCTGTACTACCAGTGGAAGGGCGCCTACACCAAGGAGCAGATGTCGGCCGAGATCCTCAAGGTCGAACAGTTCCTCGACGCCAACCGCAAGAAGTACCGGATAACCCAGATCTATTCCTACTTCAGCGAGCAGGGCTGGGGCGGCACCCAGATCAAGTTCGACACGGAGAAATCCAGCGAGACCAAGCCGATCGTCGAGCAGTTGCGCAAGGACCTGCCAAAATCGGCGCGCGCCAACATCGGCATCGGCGGCGACGGCGGCAACCAGGGCGGCGGTGGCCAACCTGGCCAGAGCGTGTCGTTCCAGCTGGTCGGCGATTCCACCCAGACGCTGGGCGAGATCGCGGCGGACCTGGTGCCGATCCTGGCCAAGCGCAAGGAACTTCGCGACGTTCGCGTCGATGTCGGCGACCAGAACAGCGAGTTGAACGTTCGCGTGGACCGTGAGCGTGCGGCCGCATTCGGGTTCAGCTCTCAGCAGGTGGCCAGCTTCGTCGGCCTGGCGCTGCGTGGCGCACCGTTGCGCGAGTTCCGCCGAGGCGAAACAGAAGTGCCGGTGTGGGTGCGTTTCGCGGGCGCCGAGGACTACGGTACCGAGGACCTGGCGGGCTTCATGGTGCGCGCGCCTGACGGCCGCACCGTGCCGTTGTTGAGCCTGGTGGATGTCGGCATCACGCCGTCGGCCACGCAGATCCAGCGCACCAATCGCCAGACCACGTTGACCGTGCAGGCCAATCTGGCCGAGAACGTCACCGTGCCGGATGCGCGCAAGGCCATGGAGGAGACGTTGAAGGGCATGTCGTTCCCGGCAGGCTACAGCTACTCGTTCGACGGCAGTGCCTTCCAGGAAGATGACGAGGCGATGGGGGACATGCTGTTCAAGACCGCGCTCGCTCTCGTGATGATCTACGTCGTCATGGCCGCGGTGTTCGAATCGCTGCTGTTCCCGGCAGCGATCATGAGCGGCGTGCTGTTCTCGGTGTTCGGTGTGTTCTGGCTGTTCGCGCTGACCGGTACCACGTTCGGCATCATGTCCTTCATCGGCATCCTGGTGTTGATGGGCGTGGTGGTGAACAACGGCATCGTCATGGTCGAGCACATCAACAACTTGCGACGGCGTGGCATGTCGCGGACGGATGCGCTGGTCGAAGGCAGTCGCGAGCGCCTGCGGCCCATCCTGATGACGATGGGTACGGCGATCCTGGCGATGGTGCCGATCGCGATGGCCAACACGCAGATGGCGGGCGACGGCCCGGCTTACGCGCCGATGGCCCGTGCGATCGCCGGCGGTCTGGCGTTCTCGACCGTGGTCAGCCTGCTGTTCCTGCCGACCATCTACGCGATTCTCGATGACCTGCGCAGCGGTACCGCTCGGGCCATCAAGCGGGCACAGGGTCGACGGGCAGATGCGCCGACGGCAGCGAGCGTGGCGGCACTGCACGTCGAATGA
- a CDS encoding efflux RND transporter periplasmic adaptor subunit: MSRPSPLSGRPYLRLALVPVLCSLLVLTACKGGGPTPEAQAKNGEAPKEPDAVPVEVAKATHRPVAASYSGTAALEALGESQVVAKTSGVALAVLVEEGQVVRAGQALVRLDPDRLRLQVAQAEAQMRKLENNYRRAQQLVEQQMISANDVDQIKYDLENARAVYRAAALELSYTTVTAPISGVVASRSIKTGNFVQINTPIIRVVDQSRLEATLNVPERELSTLKAGQPVALAVDALRGKVFQGTVDRIAPVVDAGSGTFRVVCSFASDGVLQPGMFGRIKIDYDQRADALVVPRVALLDDGDPAVYAVRSGKATRVPVKLGYVDGEWIEVREGLKAGDQVVTAGKVALREGSTVQVIGAEPAKVAAKADADKTAGTKQ; this comes from the coding sequence ATGTCCCGACCCAGCCCCCTTTCCGGCCGTCCCTACCTGCGCCTGGCCCTGGTGCCTGTCCTGTGCAGCCTGCTGGTTCTGACCGCCTGCAAGGGCGGCGGCCCGACCCCGGAGGCCCAGGCCAAGAACGGCGAGGCCCCGAAAGAGCCCGATGCGGTGCCGGTCGAGGTCGCCAAGGCTACCCATCGCCCGGTCGCGGCCAGCTATAGCGGCACCGCGGCGCTGGAGGCGCTGGGCGAGTCCCAGGTCGTCGCCAAGACCTCCGGCGTGGCGCTGGCCGTCCTGGTGGAAGAAGGGCAGGTGGTGCGTGCCGGCCAGGCGCTGGTCCGGTTGGACCCCGATCGCCTCCGTTTGCAGGTGGCGCAAGCCGAAGCCCAGATGCGCAAGCTGGAGAACAACTACCGCCGCGCGCAACAGTTGGTCGAACAGCAGATGATCAGCGCCAACGACGTCGACCAGATCAAGTACGACCTGGAGAACGCGCGTGCCGTCTATCGCGCCGCCGCACTGGAACTGTCGTACACCACGGTCACCGCGCCGATCTCCGGCGTGGTCGCCTCGCGCTCGATCAAGACGGGCAACTTCGTCCAGATCAACACGCCGATCATCCGCGTCGTCGACCAGTCGCGCCTGGAAGCCACGCTCAACGTGCCCGAACGCGAGCTCTCCACGCTGAAGGCCGGCCAACCGGTCGCGCTGGCGGTCGACGCGTTGCGTGGCAAGGTGTTCCAGGGCACTGTCGACCGCATCGCGCCGGTCGTCGATGCAGGCAGCGGCACGTTCCGCGTGGTGTGCTCGTTCGCCAGCGACGGCGTGCTGCAGCCGGGCATGTTCGGCCGCATCAAGATCGATTACGACCAGCGCGCGGACGCGCTGGTGGTGCCGCGCGTCGCACTGCTCGACGATGGCGACCCGGCGGTCTACGCGGTGCGTAGCGGCAAGGCGACGCGCGTGCCGGTCAAGCTGGGCTATGTGGATGGCGAGTGGATCGAAGTGCGCGAAGGCCTCAAGGCCGGCGACCAGGTCGTGACCGCCGGCAAGGTGGCACTGCGTGAAGGCAGCACGGTGCAGGTGATCGGCGCCGAGCCGGCCAAGGTGGCCGCCAAGGCCGACGCCGACAAGACCGCCGGAACCAAGCAATGA
- a CDS encoding efflux RND transporter permease subunit: MSAPGHAPGEQDPHAGSGGTLGGGLVEFSTRRRVTIAMFWITMFLFGVIALFSLKVNLLPDLSYPTLTVRTEYTGAAPSEIETLISEPVEEAVGVVKNLRKLKSVSRTGQSDVVLEFAWGTDMDQASLEVRDKMEVLSLPLEAKAPVLLRFNPSTEPILRLVLSNKQDPKTDADAVRLLTELRRYADDDLKKKLEPVSGVAAVKVGGGLEDEIQVDIDQQKLAQLNLPIDNVIQRLQQENINISGGRLEEGSQRYLVRTVNQFATVNEIREMLVTTQSGGDNAAASAAAQMAAIAASTGSAEAMAAAASVQSASGGSGSVVAGGMPVRLKDVAEVKQGFKEREAIIRLAGKEAVELAIYKEGDANTVSTAEALKAKLKQLEQQVPPDVELTVIDDQSRFIKNAISDVQKDAMIGGALAILIIFLFLRDGWSTFVISLSLPVSIVTTFFFMGELDLSLNVMSLGGLALATGLVVDDSIVVLESIAKARERGLGILEAAMVGTREVSMAVVASTLTTIAVFLPLVFVQGIAGQLFRDQALTVAIAIGISLIVSMTLIPMLSSLKGRPPLAFPEEAPHPQWKPASRWQKPIAVSGRGVGAAFRYAFFGIAWLIVRIWRGIVAVVGPVMGKISDLVMAVYHRAEQGYMRLLPASLHRPWLMLGFAALAFLASLALVPLLGADLIPQLAQDRFEMTVKLPPGTPLATTDVLVRELQDKHAKDEGIHALYGVSGSGTRLDANPTESGENIGKLTVVMADGGSEEVEARETEALRATMKRHPGAQVDFSRPELLSFSAPLEVELRGQDLAGIERAGQKLAALLRANPHYADVKSTVEQGFPEIQIRFDQERAGALGLTTRQIADVVVKKVRGEVATRYSFRDRKIDVLVRAQENDRASVDSIRRLIVNPGSARPVTLSAVADVVATSGPSEIHRADQVRVAIVSANLRDIDLGSAVQEVQQIVAENPLGAGVGMHIGGQGEELQESVTSLMFAFGLAIFLVYLVMASQFESLLHPFVILFTIPLALVGAIGALFLTNSPVSVVVFIGLILLVGLVTKNAIILIDKVNQLREAGVAKHEALVEGARSRLRPIIMTTLCTLFGFLPLAIAMGEGAEVRSPMAITVIGGLLVSTLLTLLVIPVVYDLLDRRADDYYLERGRRARRLQALQPDGEGEPA; this comes from the coding sequence ATGAGCGCGCCCGGCCACGCACCCGGGGAGCAGGATCCCCACGCAGGGAGTGGTGGCACGCTGGGCGGGGGACTCGTCGAGTTCTCCACCCGCCGTCGCGTCACCATCGCGATGTTCTGGATCACGATGTTCCTGTTCGGCGTGATCGCGCTGTTCTCGTTGAAGGTCAACCTGCTGCCCGACCTGAGCTACCCGACGCTCACCGTGCGCACCGAGTACACCGGTGCGGCGCCCTCGGAAATCGAAACGCTCATCAGCGAACCGGTGGAAGAAGCCGTCGGCGTGGTGAAGAACCTGCGCAAGCTGAAGTCCGTCTCGCGTACCGGCCAGAGCGACGTCGTACTGGAATTCGCCTGGGGCACGGACATGGACCAGGCCAGCCTGGAAGTCCGCGACAAGATGGAAGTGCTGTCGTTGCCGCTGGAGGCGAAGGCGCCGGTGCTGCTGCGCTTCAATCCCTCCACCGAGCCGATCCTGCGCCTGGTGCTGTCGAACAAGCAGGATCCCAAGACCGATGCCGATGCGGTCCGCCTGCTGACCGAATTGCGTCGTTATGCGGACGATGACCTCAAGAAGAAGCTGGAGCCGGTCAGCGGCGTGGCGGCGGTCAAGGTAGGCGGCGGCCTGGAGGACGAGATCCAGGTCGACATCGACCAGCAGAAGCTCGCCCAGCTGAACCTGCCGATCGACAACGTCATCCAGCGCCTGCAGCAGGAGAACATCAACATCTCCGGTGGCCGTCTGGAAGAGGGCTCGCAGCGCTACCTGGTGCGTACCGTCAACCAGTTCGCGACAGTCAACGAGATCCGCGAAATGCTGGTGACCACGCAGAGCGGCGGCGACAATGCCGCGGCGTCGGCGGCGGCGCAGATGGCGGCGATCGCGGCCTCGACCGGTTCGGCCGAGGCGATGGCGGCGGCGGCATCCGTGCAGAGCGCGTCGGGCGGCAGTGGCAGCGTCGTCGCCGGCGGCATGCCCGTGCGGCTGAAGGACGTGGCCGAGGTGAAGCAGGGCTTCAAGGAACGCGAGGCGATCATCCGCCTGGCGGGCAAGGAGGCGGTCGAACTGGCCATCTACAAGGAAGGTGATGCGAACACCGTCTCCACGGCCGAGGCCCTGAAGGCGAAGCTGAAGCAGCTCGAACAGCAGGTGCCGCCGGATGTCGAACTGACCGTCATCGACGACCAGTCGCGCTTCATCAAGAACGCCATCAGCGACGTCCAGAAGGACGCGATGATCGGCGGCGCATTGGCGATCCTGATCATCTTCCTGTTCCTGCGCGACGGCTGGAGCACGTTTGTCATCAGCCTGTCGCTGCCGGTGTCGATCGTCACCACGTTCTTCTTCATGGGCGAGCTGGACCTGAGCCTCAACGTCATGTCGCTGGGTGGCCTGGCATTGGCCACGGGCCTGGTGGTGGACGATTCGATCGTCGTGCTGGAGAGCATCGCCAAGGCGCGCGAACGCGGGCTGGGCATCCTCGAAGCGGCCATGGTGGGCACGCGCGAAGTGAGCATGGCGGTGGTGGCGTCGACATTGACGACCATCGCGGTGTTCCTGCCGCTGGTGTTCGTGCAGGGTATCGCCGGCCAGCTGTTCCGTGACCAGGCGCTGACGGTCGCCATCGCCATCGGCATCTCGCTGATCGTGTCGATGACGCTGATCCCGATGCTGAGCTCGCTGAAGGGCCGTCCGCCGCTCGCATTCCCCGAAGAGGCGCCGCACCCGCAGTGGAAGCCTGCTTCGCGCTGGCAGAAGCCGATCGCCGTCAGTGGCCGCGGTGTTGGCGCCGCGTTCCGCTACGCGTTCTTCGGGATCGCCTGGCTGATCGTGCGCATCTGGCGTGGCATCGTGGCCGTGGTGGGACCGGTGATGGGCAAGATCAGCGATCTGGTCATGGCCGTCTACCATCGCGCTGAACAAGGCTACATGCGCCTGCTGCCCGCTTCGCTGCACCGTCCCTGGCTGATGTTGGGCTTCGCTGCGCTGGCGTTCCTCGCGTCGCTTGCCCTGGTGCCGCTGCTGGGCGCGGACCTGATTCCGCAGCTGGCGCAGGACCGTTTCGAAATGACGGTCAAGCTTCCCCCTGGCACCCCGCTGGCCACGACCGACGTCCTGGTGCGCGAACTGCAGGACAAGCACGCCAAGGACGAGGGCATCCATGCGTTGTACGGCGTGAGCGGCAGCGGCACGCGGCTGGACGCCAATCCCACCGAGAGCGGCGAGAACATCGGCAAGCTGACGGTTGTCATGGCCGATGGCGGGAGCGAAGAAGTCGAGGCGCGGGAAACCGAGGCGCTGCGCGCCACGATGAAGCGCCACCCTGGCGCCCAGGTCGATTTCAGCCGGCCGGAGCTGCTCAGCTTCTCCGCGCCGCTTGAAGTCGAACTGCGCGGCCAGGACCTGGCCGGCATCGAGCGTGCGGGCCAGAAGCTGGCGGCCCTCCTGCGTGCCAACCCGCACTACGCCGACGTCAAGTCGACGGTGGAGCAGGGTTTCCCGGAGATCCAGATCCGCTTTGACCAGGAACGTGCCGGCGCACTGGGCCTGACGACGCGACAGATCGCGGACGTGGTGGTGAAGAAGGTGCGCGGCGAAGTGGCCACGCGCTACAGCTTCCGTGATCGCAAGATCGACGTGTTGGTGCGCGCGCAGGAGAACGATCGCGCGTCGGTGGACAGCATCCGCCGCCTGATCGTGAATCCGGGCAGCGCCCGTCCGGTGACGCTGTCCGCGGTCGCCGACGTGGTGGCCACCAGCGGGCCCAGCGAGATCCATCGCGCCGACCAGGTGCGCGTGGCGATCGTGTCGGCCAACCTGCGCGATATCGATCTGGGCAGCGCGGTACAGGAGGTGCAGCAGATCGTGGCCGAGAACCCGCTGGGCGCCGGCGTGGGCATGCATATCGGCGGCCAGGGCGAGGAACTGCAGGAGTCCGTCACGTCGTTGATGTTCGCGTTCGGCCTGGCGATCTTCCTGGTGTACCTGGTGATGGCGTCGCAGTTCGAATCGCTGCTGCACCCGTTCGTCATCCTGTTCACCATTCCACTGGCGCTCGTGGGTGCTATCGGTGCGCTGTTCCTGACCAATTCGCCGGTTTCGGTGGTGGTATTCATCGGCCTGATCCTGCTGGTCGGCCTGGTGACGAAAAACGCCATCATCCTTATCGACAAGGTAAACCAATTGCGCGAGGCCGGCGTCGCCAAGCACGAGGCGTTGGTCGAGGGTGCGCGCTCGCGCCTGCGCCCGATCATCATGACCACGTTGTGCACGCTGTTCGGCTTCCTGCCGCTGGCGATTGCGATGGGCGAGGGTGCGGAGGTGCGTTCGCCGATGGCGATCACCGTCATCGGTGGCCTGCTGGTGTCCACGCTGCTGACGTTGCTGGTGATCCCGGTGGTTTACGACTTGCTGGACCGTCGCGCGGATGACTACTACCTGGAGCGTGGGCGTCGCGCGCGCCGCCTGCAGGCCCTGCAGCCTGACGGCGAGGGCGAACCCGCATGA
- a CDS encoding cytochrome c — MPNAKHAQRLAIALLAALALVACSKVENTEVSAENPGHASGEHGSSSSAGLPKGHIAKGEELAKAKGKATGQSCIDCHGAEGNAPIDDTYPKLGGQYGDYLAHALQAYRSGDRQHALMSPQAASLSDQDISDLAAYFGSRPSQLRDLHGVHK, encoded by the coding sequence ATGCCCAACGCCAAGCACGCCCAGCGTCTAGCCATCGCCCTGCTCGCTGCCCTCGCCCTGGTGGCATGTTCGAAGGTGGAAAACACCGAGGTCTCGGCCGAGAACCCCGGCCACGCCAGCGGTGAACATGGTTCCAGCTCGTCCGCCGGCCTGCCCAAGGGCCACATCGCCAAGGGCGAGGAACTGGCCAAGGCCAAGGGCAAGGCCACCGGCCAGAGCTGCATCGACTGCCACGGTGCCGAAGGCAATGCGCCCATCGACGACACCTATCCGAAGCTCGGCGGCCAGTACGGCGACTACCTCGCCCATGCCCTGCAGGCGTACCGCAGCGGCGATCGCCAGCACGCGCTGATGAGCCCGCAGGCGGCCTCGCTCAGCGACCAGGACATCTCCGACCTGGCGGCGTACTTCGGCTCGCGCCCGTCGCAGCTGCGCGATCTGCACGGCGTACACAAGTAA
- a CDS encoding cytochrome c, producing MRLLPLAACLALAALPLAALTAQQETPATPAPVDAAAPAAAPAAATPKPLVGNPDTGRTLTYTCQGCHGIEGYKNAYPNFHVPRIGGQSADYLANALTEYRNGNRKHPTMQAQAQSFSDQDIADIAAFLSTVK from the coding sequence ATGCGACTGCTGCCGCTCGCCGCTTGCCTTGCCTTGGCCGCCCTCCCGCTGGCCGCCCTGACCGCCCAACAGGAAACCCCGGCCACGCCGGCCCCGGTCGATGCTGCGGCGCCTGCCGCGGCTCCCGCCGCCGCTACGCCGAAGCCGCTGGTCGGCAACCCGGACACCGGTCGCACCCTGACCTACACCTGCCAGGGCTGCCACGGCATCGAGGGCTACAAGAACGCGTACCCGAACTTCCACGTGCCGCGGATCGGCGGCCAGTCTGCCGATTACCTGGCCAATGCGCTGACCGAGTACCGCAACGGCAACCGCAAGCACCCCACGATGCAGGCCCAGGCGCAGAGCTTCAGCGACCAGGACATCGCCGACATCGCCGCATTCCTTTCCACCGTCAAGTAA
- a CDS encoding TraB/GumN family protein: protein MTDTNTASDPLQGQPYEIVERDGVRFTLLGTAHVSRASVDAVRAAVASGDYDSVAVELDAGRLQSLTDPDTLARLDLVKVIREGKTHLFAANLALAAYQRRLAEQLGVEPGEELKAGALDAQARGLPVHLIDREVGLTFKRALQSLGWWQRTKVGAGILASMFADEEVGDDEIEKLKQGDMLESSFGEFATESPQLYSTIIAERDQYMASALRQVAANAPTGQGSPYRVLAVVGAGHLPGLVRHLKDDAEDPAQLRRSLETVKPKSRMPWMELIIGAFLVGGFAWGFWQGGVDVGSDLLVQWVLATGLLGALGCAIAGGHPLSILAAFIASPLTPLHPALASGTVSAFVEATLRKPTYADFMALRDDVQTTRGWWKNRVARVLLNFFLTSLGTAIGVWTGGLRMLGKLVG from the coding sequence ATGACCGATACGAATACCGCTTCCGATCCGCTGCAGGGCCAACCCTACGAGATTGTCGAGCGCGACGGCGTTCGCTTCACCCTGCTGGGCACTGCGCATGTCTCCCGCGCCAGCGTGGACGCCGTGCGCGCCGCCGTGGCCAGCGGCGATTACGACAGCGTCGCCGTCGAGCTGGATGCCGGCCGCCTGCAGTCGCTGACCGATCCCGATACGCTCGCGCGACTGGACCTGGTCAAGGTGATCCGCGAAGGCAAGACGCACCTGTTCGCCGCCAACCTGGCGCTGGCCGCCTATCAGCGGCGGCTGGCCGAACAACTGGGCGTCGAGCCCGGCGAAGAATTGAAGGCCGGCGCGCTGGACGCGCAGGCGCGTGGCCTGCCGGTACACCTGATCGACCGGGAAGTCGGCCTGACCTTCAAGCGCGCGCTGCAATCGCTGGGCTGGTGGCAGCGCACCAAGGTGGGCGCCGGCATCCTCGCCAGCATGTTCGCCGATGAGGAAGTGGGCGACGACGAGATCGAGAAGCTCAAGCAGGGCGACATGCTGGAATCGAGCTTCGGCGAGTTCGCGACGGAAAGCCCGCAGCTGTACAGCACCATCATCGCCGAGCGCGATCAGTACATGGCCTCCGCGCTACGCCAGGTGGCCGCCAACGCACCCACCGGCCAGGGTTCGCCCTATCGCGTGCTGGCGGTGGTCGGCGCCGGCCACCTGCCCGGCCTCGTCCGCCACCTGAAGGACGACGCGGAGGACCCCGCGCAACTCCGCCGCTCGCTGGAGACGGTGAAGCCCAAATCACGCATGCCGTGGATGGAACTGATCATCGGCGCGTTCCTGGTCGGCGGCTTCGCCTGGGGCTTCTGGCAGGGCGGCGTGGACGTCGGCTCCGACCTGCTGGTGCAGTGGGTACTGGCCACCGGCCTGTTGGGCGCGCTCGGCTGTGCGATCGCCGGCGGGCACCCGCTGAGCATCCTCGCGGCGTTCATCGCATCGCCGCTGACGCCACTGCATCCCGCGCTGGCTTCGGGCACCGTCAGCGCCTTCGTCGAAGCGACGCTGCGCAAGCCGACCTACGCAGACTTCATGGCGCTGCGCGACGACGTGCAGACCACGCGCGGCTGGTGGAAGAACCGCGTCGCGCGCGTCCTGCTCAACTTCTTCCTCACCAGCCTGGGTACCGCCATCGGCGTATGGACCGGTGGTCTGAGGATGCTGGGCAAGCTGGTCGGCTAA
- a CDS encoding GNAT family N-acetyltransferase yields MPLIVRDATPADVLAISDLYATEVREHVNTYEYDVPDEAEMAQRMRAVLDGGYPYLVAELDGQFAGYAYASSYRARIGYRKTVENSVYVVPGLKGRGIGAALMQALIDACEARGYRQMIAVIGEPTNTASIRLHEKFGFTLIGIFRGIAWKHGRWLDTVQMQRTLGAGTDAPPQDE; encoded by the coding sequence GTGCCGCTGATCGTCCGTGACGCCACGCCGGCCGACGTGCTGGCGATTTCCGATCTCTACGCCACGGAAGTCCGCGAGCACGTCAATACCTACGAGTACGACGTACCCGATGAAGCGGAGATGGCGCAGCGCATGCGCGCCGTGCTCGATGGCGGCTATCCCTACCTGGTGGCCGAACTGGATGGGCAGTTCGCGGGTTACGCCTATGCCAGCAGCTACCGCGCCCGCATCGGCTACCGCAAGACCGTCGAGAATTCCGTTTACGTGGTGCCTGGCCTGAAGGGTCGCGGCATCGGCGCCGCGTTGATGCAAGCGTTGATCGACGCCTGCGAAGCCCGTGGCTATCGGCAGATGATCGCTGTGATCGGCGAACCCACCAACACCGCTTCCATCCGCTTGCACGAAAAGTTCGGCTTCACCCTGATCGGCATCTTCCGTGGCATCGCCTGGAAGCACGGTCGCTGGCTGGACACCGTGCAGATGCAACGCACCCTCGGCGCCGGCACCGACGCGCCTCCGCAAGACGAATGA